The DNA window ATTACAGGAAAGGATTGGTTTGCTGAATTGTAATTTGGTGGCAAATACATCCAAATTTTACGTTTTCGATTGAGTTGAGGAATTTCGAAATCTTCAGATAAAATAAAGACATTATCAGCCATTGTAGATTGATCGGCTTCACTTTTATCCCAACTTAAAATTTTAATGTGGACGGTATCATTTTCCTTTTCAAAATTATAAATTCGATTTTCAATTTGATTGCCTTTAGCATCTCGTTCTACGGAATCCCAAGATCCTTGTGTGAACTTGAAATTGATATTATCGTCTTGTTTAGGAAAAGTAATATAAAAAGCCTTCCCTTCTTTTTCTAACTTATATGACTCATTTCCTCCTGACCAATTTTCAAAATCTCCTGAGATATAAATTGATTCTTTAGTATTATCAGGAAATTCATCAACAACAAAAGTCACCTGCGAATAGGCTGTTTGAAACAGGAAAACAATAATTATGTATAGGTGTTTTTTCATTTTTACTTTTAATTTCTGGCTGTTCAGAACTGACAATTATTTGTGTTTTGTAGTTAGAATTACACTTCCTTTTTCATTCAAGGTGATACTATCTTTCCAAATTAATGTGTCTTCTGTAATTATATTTTTTAATGTTTTCCCATTCAAACCAATTTCAGCATATCGCTCTAAATCAAGTGTGATTGGCTTTTCATTTTTATTTAAAATAAGAACAACAGTTTCTTCGTCTAAAGCTCTAGTTAGTATATAAGTGCCTTCAAAAGGTGCAAAATGAATTGTTTTACCTTCATGGATTGCCTTACTTCCTTTTCTGTAATTCAATAGTTTTCTAAGGAAAGACTGCATGTCCTTTTCATCATCTGACAAACCTTCACCTGTAAATGCATTTTTCGAATCACCTTCCCAACCGCCTGGATAATCTGTACGAATTAAACCATGATCACCAGGCTTTTCAAAATCGTTCATTAAGATTTCTGTTCCATAATACATTTGCAAAATTCGCGGCATAGTCGCATAAGTTGCTAAAGCCATTTTTGTGTTTGAAATGTTTCCGTTTAGCTGAGTAAAAATTCGACTCATATCATGATTATCTGGAAACACCATAATGTCTTTCGGACGCACATAATGGAAATCGTTTGCTAAGCCTTCATAGATTTTAACAAGACCTTTATCCCAAGATTCAGCTTCATTTAAGGCTTCAACAACTTTGACTTGCATGGCAAAATCCATAGTTGATCTTAAGTTTGAATCGTATCCATCTTTATTCTTTGCACCATCAAGCCAATAGCCAATTAATAATGGATTATAACTCCATTCTTCACCAACGATACTAAAATTAGGATATTCAGTCATAATTGCTCCAGCCCAATCGCTCATAAATGCTTTATCAGGATAAGGATAGGTATCTTGACGGATTCCATTTAGCTGAGCAGTTTCAATCCACCAAATACTATTTTGAATAATATACTTAGCCATAAACGGATTGCGTTGATTCAAATCTGGCATTGAAGCCACAAACCAACCTTGCGAATTTCCGTCGCTATCATATGTTGACGCATAGACATCTTGATTCGTTGTTCGTCTGTGATTAGAATTTATGGTTGTTTCCCAATTCCAATTTTTAATATTTTTCTCATAATTATCTTGCAGGTTTACCCAGTTTTTAAATGGCAAATCTTTCATCCACCAATGTTCAAGTCCACAGTGATTAGCAACTTGATCCATCACTAATTTCATTCCTCTCTCCTTCAAGTTAGCTGATAAGTCTTGATACTCTTTAAGTGTTCCAAAACGTGGATCAATTTGGTACAAATCTGTAATAGCATACCCATGATACGACCCTTTTTTCATATCGTTAGTTAGCATTGGTTGTGGCCAAACAGCTGTAAACCCTAAATCTTGAATATAATCTAGATGCTGAGTAATGCCTTGAATATCGCCTCCATGTCTAGCATAATCATTTGTTCTGTCAATGGTACGATCAAGCAATTCTGGTTGACCTTCCATAGCTAAAGGAGAATCATTTCCAGTATTTCCGTTAACAAAACGATCAGGAGTAATCAGATATAATGCATCTGTACTGTCAAATCCTATAAAATCTTCAGTTGATTTTTGACGTCTTTGCAATTCGTAAATAGCAATGAGTTGTTCTTCACTATCATTTTTAAAAGTAATATTGAATTGACCTGCTGAAGTGCTTTCGGATATTTTTAAATCTATAAATAAGTAATTGTTACTATTATCACCTTTAGAAACGTTTTCAATTGAAACACCTTTGTAAGAGATGCTTGGTGTAAAATCTCCAATATTAGTATGCTTTACTAAAAGCTGAAGTTGCTCATTTTGAAAGCCAATCCACCAATTTGGAGGCTCTATTCGCTCAATATCATTTTGACTTATGAGTTGTGATTTTAATTTTTCAGTATTAACATCTTCTGATATATTGCCTTTACAAGACATCGTTAAAACAATTGCAAAAACTGAAAGGTAACTAAAAATGTGTTTCATGATTTTTGCTGTTTTAAACTTTTAATTTTTTATAAAACCTACAAGATTTTTGAAACCTTGCAGGTTAAATAGATTGATATTTATACTGTAACCAAATTATTAGGGCTTATAGAAATAGATTTTCCTTTAACTAAAATTTCTATGTCCTGGTTTCCTTCGAGTTCAAATGCTGTTTCATTTTTAGCAACATCGACTTTTAAAATCTGGTTTCTAAAGTTGACTTTAAATGAATATGCTTCCCATTGTTCAGGGATTTTAGGTTCAAAAGACAGTTTATCATTTACGATTCGCATGCCTCCAAAACCTTCAACAATACTCATCCAAGTTCCTGCCATTGATGTAATATGTAAACCTTCTTCTACTTCATGATTATAATCATCCAAATCTAGACGAGACGTTCGTAAATAAAAGGCATATGCCTGTTCCATACGATCTAATTTTGCTGCTTGAATACTATGCACACAAGGAGATAAAGAGCTTTCATGTACTGTATAAGGCTCGTAAAAATCAAAATGGCGTTCTAATTCTTCAGAAGAAAAATGATCTTCAAAAAGGTAGAATCCTTGTAAGATGTCAGCTTGTTTTATATATGGTGAACGTAAGATGCGATCCCAAGACCATTTTTGATTGATTGGTCGTTGAGACTTTGGAAGGTCTGAAACTGTAATTAATTCTTTATCCAAGAAACCATCTTGTTGTAAATAAACATTTTTTTCATCATCAAAAGGGAAATACATCTGATCTGCAACGTCTTTCCATTGTGACAATTCAGATTTAGACAATTTTGCTTTATGCATAATTCGTGTATAATCAGAGTTATACTCCTTTTCAATTTTTTCAATATTACTTAAAGCATAATCAATACACCATTTTGCGATATAATTTGTATACCAGTTATTATTGACATTATTTTCATATTCATTTGGACCTGTAACTCCAAGAATAACATATTTCTTTTTTGCTTCTGAAAAGTTTGCACGTTGATGCCAAAATCTAGCAATTCCGATTAAAACTTCTAAACCTTTTTCTGGTATATAACTGTAATCTCCTGTATAACGATGGTAATTATAAATAGCAAATGCTATGGCACCATTTCGATGAATTTCTTCAAAAGTAATTTCCCATTCGTTATGACACTCTTCACCATTCATAGTCACCATTGGATATAAAGCTGCGCCATTTGAAAATCCTAATTTTTCAGCATTTTCAATTGCTTTTTCTAAATGATGATACCGATATTCTAAAAGGCTTTTAGCAACACTTTGATCTTTGGTAGCCATATAAAACGGAATGCAATAAGCTTCTGTATCCCAATACGTACTACCTCCATATTTCTCACCTGTAAATCCTTTTGGACCAATATTTAATCTAGCATCAGTACCAAGATACGTTTGGTTTAGGTGAAAGATGTTAAATCGAATCCCTTGTTGAGCAGCAACATCTCCTTCAATTGTGATATCTGCCATATCCCAAATTTTTGCCCAAGCTTGTTTCTGTTTCTCTAATAGAGCATCGAAACCTAATTCTGACACTTTATTTAACGTTTTTTTAGCTTCTGAAACCAATTCATTTTTGTCATGATTTCTATCAGAAATATAACCTCCAAATTTTGTAAGCGTTATTGTTTCACCTTTTGACACTTGGTTTTGATAGGTGAATGCAATTTTATCGATAGCGTCATTAACTGTTTTGTCTTGTCTTAAAACAAGTCCATT is part of the Psychroserpens ponticola genome and encodes:
- a CDS encoding glycoside hydrolase family 65 protein, whose protein sequence is MNNNYIQPDNWSIIEEGFDAKQVKSSESLMSLGNGAMGQRANFEEHYSGDTFQGSYVAGVYYPDKTRVGWWKNGYPEYFAKVLNAPNWIGINVSINGEQLDLAKCNKIENFRRELNMKEGWLSRSFIATLQNFIEVKVETKRFLSLNIDEIGAIEYNVTPLNNDTQIDFSPYLDNGITNEDSNWDDKFWDVLSVNHENEQAFIVSKTMKTHFYVCTSMQTQVSLNGLVLRQDKTVNDAIDKIAFTYQNQVSKGETITLTKFGGYISDRNHDKNELVSEAKKTLNKVSELGFDALLEKQKQAWAKIWDMADITIEGDVAAQQGIRFNIFHLNQTYLGTDARLNIGPKGFTGEKYGGSTYWDTEAYCIPFYMATKDQSVAKSLLEYRYHHLEKAIENAEKLGFSNGAALYPMVTMNGEECHNEWEITFEEIHRNGAIAFAIYNYHRYTGDYSYIPEKGLEVLIGIARFWHQRANFSEAKKKYVILGVTGPNEYENNVNNNWYTNYIAKWCIDYALSNIEKIEKEYNSDYTRIMHKAKLSKSELSQWKDVADQMYFPFDDEKNVYLQQDGFLDKELITVSDLPKSQRPINQKWSWDRILRSPYIKQADILQGFYLFEDHFSSEELERHFDFYEPYTVHESSLSPCVHSIQAAKLDRMEQAYAFYLRTSRLDLDDYNHEVEEGLHITSMAGTWMSIVEGFGGMRIVNDKLSFEPKIPEQWEAYSFKVNFRNQILKVDVAKNETAFELEGNQDIEILVKGKSISISPNNLVTV
- a CDS encoding glycoside hydrolase family 13 protein; the encoded protein is MKHIFSYLSVFAIVLTMSCKGNISEDVNTEKLKSQLISQNDIERIEPPNWWIGFQNEQLQLLVKHTNIGDFTPSISYKGVSIENVSKGDNSNNYLFIDLKISESTSAGQFNITFKNDSEEQLIAIYELQRRQKSTEDFIGFDSTDALYLITPDRFVNGNTGNDSPLAMEGQPELLDRTIDRTNDYARHGGDIQGITQHLDYIQDLGFTAVWPQPMLTNDMKKGSYHGYAITDLYQIDPRFGTLKEYQDLSANLKERGMKLVMDQVANHCGLEHWWMKDLPFKNWVNLQDNYEKNIKNWNWETTINSNHRRTTNQDVYASTYDSDGNSQGWFVASMPDLNQRNPFMAKYIIQNSIWWIETAQLNGIRQDTYPYPDKAFMSDWAGAIMTEYPNFSIVGEEWSYNPLLIGYWLDGAKNKDGYDSNLRSTMDFAMQVKVVEALNEAESWDKGLVKIYEGLANDFHYVRPKDIMVFPDNHDMSRIFTQLNGNISNTKMALATYATMPRILQMYYGTEILMNDFEKPGDHGLIRTDYPGGWEGDSKNAFTGEGLSDDEKDMQSFLRKLLNYRKGSKAIHEGKTIHFAPFEGTYILTRALDEETVVLILNKNEKPITLDLERYAEIGLNGKTLKNIITEDTLIWKDSITLNEKGSVILTTKHK